In a genomic window of Streptomyces pristinaespiralis:
- a CDS encoding helix-turn-helix domain-containing protein — translation MGLVIESRTSELPYIERVWRSRSVDVTRMMSVATPHWELVFWEHQGRPQAAVLGPEPRASQAPVPEDAVFFGISFALGTSMPHIPVSGLVGGNAEIPDVTRRSLWLKGSAWHVPGYDNAEAFVLRMVREGIVDQDPIVPAVLGGARPDVSDRTLQRRFVAATGLTQGAVRQIDRARQAAVLVQEGMPAQDVVHRLGYFDQPHLARSLSRYIGRTATRLSSPDGAEPLSLLYKT, via the coding sequence ATGGGTCTGGTGATCGAGAGCCGGACGTCGGAGCTGCCGTACATCGAGCGCGTGTGGCGCAGCCGGAGCGTCGACGTGACCCGGATGATGTCGGTCGCGACACCCCACTGGGAGCTGGTGTTCTGGGAGCACCAGGGCCGGCCGCAGGCCGCCGTGCTGGGCCCGGAGCCGAGGGCGTCCCAGGCGCCGGTCCCCGAGGACGCCGTCTTCTTCGGGATCAGTTTCGCCCTGGGTACCTCGATGCCGCACATCCCCGTCAGCGGCCTGGTGGGCGGCAACGCGGAGATCCCCGACGTGACGCGGCGTTCGCTGTGGCTGAAGGGTTCGGCCTGGCACGTCCCGGGCTACGACAACGCGGAGGCGTTCGTCCTGCGGATGGTGCGCGAGGGGATCGTGGACCAGGACCCGATCGTGCCCGCCGTGCTCGGCGGGGCCCGCCCCGACGTCTCCGACCGCACCCTGCAGCGGCGGTTCGTCGCGGCCACCGGCCTGACACAGGGCGCGGTCCGGCAGATCGACCGCGCGCGGCAGGCGGCGGTACTGGTCCAGGAGGGGATGCCGGCCCAGGACGTCGTCCACCGGCTGGGGTACTTCGACCAGCCGCACCTGGCACGGTCCTTGAGCCGGTACATCGGCCGGACCGCCACTCGGCTGAGCTCACCGGACGGCGCGGAGCCGCTGTCGCTTCTGTACAAGACCTGA
- a CDS encoding tetratricopeptide repeat protein codes for MRDSHRAEAERLLGRAVEEEVRRSGGSSDAGTLLARGRAALDSMAAGASEEYAAYEHALAEAEAGQQPLSRRFSRETLGAPVLVTAVAAVAAIGADVALGTATGTALGAGAVVAVAGAATTVAKVTASHWPAAHRRAGALAQPGGVEQLRLQWLTALEVRGIRPFLDQQRMLAASARPAKKAAVVPQLRGADRSAAARRRSVLEQSFGHLPQPEGPFAGRREPMAQITQWVHAARASTQTLPVVVVLHGDPGSGRTTLAVRAAHHLKDLFRGACVVDLRGDGEQPLPTRDALLHLLNRLGAPREQLLFRERASAEQQVRRLGELYHQYLTGLPVTVVLDDASDPDQVRALLPERSDSLVLVTARAPLGLPDDIPARVHQLPVEALDAAGAEELLRAAAADSAPGPYDVRSAEEVRELCGGLPLALRTAGSSLGERSADRLAADLRALGPLDPVERALRLRYTDQPEQGRRLLRRLALAGRASLGPAAAAALLETDEKEAKRLLAALAQAGLIDHVRTGRYRLHDAVRRFARARLTDEEDAAARGAAQERLIRNYAELAGAVIRMVDGKMSTRAGQFGAYGFPSLDAALRWLDEESSFITSALRHAEGVDQQAVLGLLGALCDYCLLRGDLYRLGEISELTQAVDQGLLERSVRWRTGIAARQLGELDKARTTLSSVVGLYREAHHDAGAALALCSLGITLHHQGNLTEAAAKLHEAIALQESQEQAEDRAWSLHALAAVERDRANLAEALRLLETALALHREGESLHGEAWSQFQLGQVFLRMGDVPAARSALEVALDLYGRTRDARGEAWALTQLARARLVDGDPAPAVEDLRRALARHRENEDARGEAWTLYYLGQALEESGDRDQAVRELERARTMFSRMRDVYGLACARHHSGRVTRDQLAARTGSLRNSGFARQLLVDARADFARIGVAHGEAWTCLELAMIDAGNSRAPQALELCDEAAALFTSYGDERGADWARFLRCTLLPYASPGGIEVGTVVAQQELSELMATRHSSRDAKLEDCAETLAVMLERGVRLEDGWQAWQLNMVPNRHAREVMGVPVG; via the coding sequence ATGCGGGACAGCCACCGGGCTGAAGCGGAACGGCTGTTGGGCCGGGCGGTGGAGGAGGAGGTGCGGCGTTCGGGCGGGAGCTCGGACGCCGGGACGCTCCTCGCGCGGGGGCGCGCGGCTCTCGACTCGATGGCGGCGGGCGCGAGCGAGGAGTACGCGGCCTACGAGCACGCGCTCGCGGAGGCCGAGGCCGGGCAGCAGCCGCTGTCGCGGCGCTTCAGCCGGGAGACGCTGGGCGCGCCCGTGCTGGTCACCGCCGTCGCCGCCGTCGCCGCGATCGGCGCGGACGTCGCCCTCGGGACGGCGACGGGCACCGCGCTCGGGGCCGGTGCCGTCGTGGCCGTCGCCGGGGCGGCGACCACCGTCGCCAAGGTCACCGCCTCGCACTGGCCCGCGGCCCACCGCAGGGCGGGAGCACTGGCCCAGCCCGGCGGCGTCGAGCAGCTGCGGCTCCAGTGGCTGACGGCGCTGGAGGTACGGGGCATCCGCCCGTTCCTTGACCAGCAGCGGATGCTGGCCGCGTCGGCCCGGCCCGCGAAGAAGGCCGCCGTCGTGCCGCAGCTGCGCGGTGCCGACCGGTCCGCCGCCGCGCGCCGCAGGTCCGTGCTGGAGCAGTCGTTCGGGCATCTCCCGCAGCCCGAGGGGCCGTTCGCCGGCCGCAGGGAGCCGATGGCGCAGATCACCCAGTGGGTGCACGCGGCGCGCGCGTCGACACAGACCCTGCCGGTGGTGGTGGTCCTGCACGGTGACCCGGGCTCGGGACGCACGACGCTCGCGGTGCGCGCCGCCCACCATCTCAAGGACCTGTTCCGGGGCGCGTGCGTGGTCGATCTGCGGGGCGACGGCGAGCAGCCGCTGCCCACCCGGGACGCGCTGCTGCACCTGCTGAACCGGCTCGGTGCGCCGCGCGAGCAGCTCCTCTTCCGGGAGCGTGCCTCCGCGGAGCAGCAGGTGCGGCGGCTCGGCGAGCTGTACCACCAGTACCTGACCGGGCTGCCGGTGACGGTGGTGCTCGACGACGCGAGCGACCCGGACCAGGTCCGCGCACTGCTGCCGGAACGGTCCGACAGCCTGGTGCTGGTGACCGCCCGCGCCCCGCTCGGCCTCCCCGACGACATCCCGGCCCGGGTGCACCAGCTGCCGGTGGAGGCACTGGACGCGGCGGGTGCCGAGGAGCTGCTGCGGGCCGCGGCGGCGGATTCGGCCCCGGGACCGTACGACGTCCGGTCCGCGGAGGAGGTCCGGGAGCTGTGCGGCGGGCTGCCGCTGGCGCTGCGGACGGCGGGCTCCTCGCTGGGCGAGCGTTCCGCGGACCGTCTGGCGGCGGACCTCCGCGCCCTGGGACCGCTGGATCCGGTCGAGCGTGCGCTGCGGCTGCGCTACACCGACCAGCCGGAGCAGGGGCGGCGGCTGCTGCGCCGGCTGGCGCTGGCAGGCCGCGCCTCGCTCGGCCCGGCGGCGGCCGCGGCGCTGCTGGAGACCGACGAGAAGGAGGCGAAGCGGCTGCTGGCGGCCCTCGCGCAGGCGGGGCTGATCGACCATGTGCGTACGGGGCGTTACCGCCTGCACGACGCGGTGCGCCGCTTCGCCAGGGCCCGGCTGACGGACGAGGAGGACGCCGCCGCCCGCGGGGCGGCCCAGGAGCGGCTGATCCGGAACTACGCGGAGCTGGCCGGCGCGGTGATCCGGATGGTCGACGGCAAGATGTCGACGCGGGCGGGGCAGTTCGGGGCGTACGGCTTCCCCTCGCTGGACGCGGCGCTGCGCTGGCTCGACGAAGAGTCGAGCTTCATCACCTCGGCGCTGCGGCACGCGGAGGGCGTGGACCAGCAGGCCGTGCTCGGGCTGCTGGGCGCGCTGTGCGACTACTGCCTGCTGCGCGGCGACCTGTACCGGCTGGGTGAGATCAGCGAACTCACCCAGGCCGTGGACCAGGGGCTGCTGGAGCGCTCCGTGCGCTGGCGCACCGGTATCGCGGCCCGGCAGCTCGGCGAGCTGGACAAGGCGCGTACGACGCTGTCGTCGGTGGTGGGCCTGTACCGGGAGGCGCACCACGACGCGGGTGCGGCGCTCGCGCTGTGCTCGCTCGGGATCACCCTGCACCACCAGGGCAATCTCACGGAGGCGGCGGCGAAGCTGCACGAGGCGATCGCGCTCCAGGAGTCGCAGGAGCAGGCGGAGGACCGTGCCTGGTCGCTGCACGCGCTGGCCGCGGTGGAACGCGACCGGGCGAATCTCGCCGAGGCCCTGCGGCTGCTGGAGACGGCGCTGGCGCTGCACCGGGAGGGCGAGTCCCTGCACGGCGAGGCCTGGTCGCAGTTCCAGTTGGGGCAGGTGTTCCTGCGCATGGGCGACGTGCCCGCCGCCCGGAGCGCGCTGGAGGTGGCGCTGGACCTGTACGGCCGCACCCGCGACGCCCGCGGCGAGGCATGGGCGCTGACCCAGCTGGCACGTGCCCGGCTCGTCGACGGCGACCCCGCGCCGGCGGTGGAGGACCTGCGCCGGGCGCTGGCCAGGCACCGCGAGAACGAGGACGCCCGCGGCGAGGCGTGGACCCTCTACTACCTGGGCCAGGCGTTGGAGGAGTCCGGCGACCGCGACCAGGCGGTACGGGAGCTGGAGCGGGCGCGGACGATGTTCTCCCGGATGCGGGACGTGTACGGGCTGGCCTGCGCCCGGCACCACTCCGGCCGGGTCACCCGCGACCAGCTCGCGGCCAGGACGGGCAGCCTGCGCAACTCCGGCTTCGCCCGTCAGCTCCTGGTCGACGCCCGCGCCGACTTCGCCCGGATCGGCGTCGCGCACGGCGAGGCGTGGACATGCCTGGAGCTGGCGATGATCGACGCCGGGAACAGCCGCGCGCCGCAGGCGCTGGAGCTGTGCGACGAGGCGGCGGCGCTGTTCACCTCGTACGGCGACGAGCGCGGCGCCGACTGGGCGCGTTTCCTGCGCTGCACGCTCCTGCCCTACGCCTCGCCCGGCGGCATCGAGGTCGGCACGGTCGTCGCCCAGCAGGAGCTGTCCGAGCTGATGGCCACCCGCCATTCGTCACGCGACGCCAAGCTGGAGGACTGCGCGGAGACCCTGGCGGTGATGCTGGAGCGGGGTGTCCGGCTGGAGGACGGCTGGCAGGCCTGGCAGCTGAACATGGTCCCGAACCGGCATGCACGGGAGGTCATGGGCGTGCCGGTCGGCTGA
- a CDS encoding DoxX family protein — MSTAYVVFTLLAAATSGYSAANHLIRPRWIIDNLTSYGVPLTWLPALGALKGAGVLGLLIGIGWGPIGVAASVGLILYYAGAMLVIACSGRWAHLPAPLPFLLLVAASLALRLASP; from the coding sequence ATGTCCACGGCCTATGTCGTATTCACCCTCCTCGCCGCCGCGACCAGCGGCTACTCGGCCGCCAACCATTTGATCCGCCCCCGGTGGATCATCGACAACCTGACGAGCTACGGAGTGCCGCTCACCTGGCTCCCCGCACTGGGCGCCCTCAAGGGAGCCGGTGTGCTGGGGCTGCTGATCGGCATCGGATGGGGCCCGATCGGCGTCGCGGCGTCCGTCGGGCTGATCCTTTACTACGCGGGTGCGATGCTCGTGATCGCGTGCTCGGGTCGCTGGGCCCACCTGCCGGCCCCCTTGCCGTTCCTCCTGCTGGTCGCCGCGTCTCTGGCGCTGCGCCTGGCGTCGCCGTGA
- a CDS encoding LysR family transcriptional regulator produces the protein MDIDTRLLRSFTAVAEEGNLTRAAQRLFVAQPTLTKQIRQLETLLGVPLFTRSRAGMRLTAAGRALADEAAGVLACWDRAVRETRGAAGREARVLRVGFVASAANESTQAIVAEFARRRPDWRVLLRHTDWTDPSAGLADGAVDAALVRVPFPGHDAFRVEELLTEPRWVALWDAHPLAALDEIPFDRLRDEPFVAAPPETGTWRDFWVGDDADDGRTALIGAVARNTDEWLAAIAGGHGISLTPAASARFYPRPGITYRPVTGLTPTRVGVAWPPSSTTGPALQDFVRSCLTTFER, from the coding sequence ATGGACATCGACACCCGGTTGCTGCGTTCCTTCACCGCCGTGGCCGAGGAGGGGAATCTGACACGCGCCGCCCAGCGGCTCTTCGTGGCCCAGCCAACGCTGACCAAGCAGATCAGGCAGTTGGAGACGCTGCTGGGTGTTCCGCTGTTCACCCGCTCCCGGGCCGGGATGCGACTCACCGCGGCGGGCCGCGCCCTCGCGGACGAGGCGGCCGGGGTGCTGGCGTGCTGGGACCGGGCGGTCCGCGAGACGCGGGGCGCGGCCGGGCGGGAGGCCCGTGTGCTGCGGGTCGGTTTCGTCGCGAGCGCGGCCAACGAGTCGACGCAGGCGATCGTCGCGGAGTTCGCACGCCGCCGTCCGGACTGGCGGGTCCTTCTGCGGCACACCGACTGGACCGACCCGTCCGCGGGCCTCGCCGACGGCGCGGTGGACGCGGCGCTCGTCCGCGTGCCGTTCCCCGGCCACGACGCCTTCCGTGTCGAGGAACTCCTCACCGAGCCGCGCTGGGTCGCCCTGTGGGACGCCCATCCGCTGGCCGCGCTGGACGAGATCCCGTTCGACCGGCTGCGGGACGAGCCGTTCGTGGCAGCCCCTCCGGAAACCGGGACCTGGCGGGACTTCTGGGTCGGCGACGACGCCGACGACGGCCGCACCGCCCTGATCGGGGCCGTCGCCCGCAACACGGACGAATGGCTGGCGGCGATCGCGGGCGGCCACGGCATCAGCCTCACTCCTGCGGCCTCGGCCCGCTTCTACCCCCGCCCCGGCATCACCTACCGCCCGGTCACCGGCCTCACCCCGACCCGCGTCGGCGTCGCCTGGCCCCCGTCCTCGACCACCGGTCCCGCTCTCCAGGACTTCGTCCGCTCCTGCCTCACCACGTTCGAGCGGTGA
- a CDS encoding cupin domain-containing protein: protein MNDHDGVYTGNAGKDAALDRGWLLGHFKDAGDVRHTEAVEIKWGVHPRGDERALWVRGDRRTALLVLISGRFRVRLPGRDVLLAEQGDYAVWGRGVDHSWVAEEDSVVLTVRWPSVPGYAVPDGV from the coding sequence ATGAACGACCACGACGGCGTGTACACGGGCAACGCGGGCAAGGACGCGGCGCTGGACCGGGGTTGGCTGCTCGGGCACTTCAAGGACGCCGGCGACGTTCGGCACACTGAGGCCGTGGAGATCAAGTGGGGCGTCCACCCGCGCGGTGACGAGCGTGCGCTGTGGGTGCGAGGTGATCGGCGGACTGCGCTGCTCGTGCTGATCAGCGGCCGCTTCCGGGTCCGTCTCCCCGGCCGGGACGTCCTGCTCGCGGAGCAGGGTGACTATGCGGTGTGGGGGCGGGGCGTCGACCACTCGTGGGTCGCCGAGGAGGACTCGGTGGTGCTGACGGTGCGGTGGCCGTCGGTGCCGGGGTACGCGGTGCCGGACGGGGTGTGA
- the mca gene encoding mycothiol conjugate amidase Mca, whose translation MTEQLRLMAVHAHPDDESSKGAATMAKYVSEGVDVLVVTCTGGERGSILNPKLQGDAYIEENIHEVRRKEMDEAREILGVKQDWLGFVDSGLPEGDPLPPLPQGCFALEDVDKAAGELVRRIRDFRPQVITTYDENGGYPHPDHIMTHKITMVAFEGAADAEKFPESEYGPAFQPQKLYYNQGFNRPRTVALHEALLERGLESPYGEWLERWKEFQRAERTLTTYVPCAEFFETRDRALIAHATQIDPEGGWFRVPMEIQKEVWPTEEYELAKSLVETSLPEDDLFAGIRDNA comes from the coding sequence TTGACTGAGCAGCTGCGACTGATGGCCGTGCACGCCCACCCCGACGACGAGTCGAGCAAGGGCGCGGCGACGATGGCCAAGTATGTGTCCGAGGGGGTGGACGTGCTGGTCGTGACCTGCACGGGAGGCGAGCGCGGCTCCATCCTCAATCCCAAGCTCCAGGGTGACGCCTATATCGAGGAGAACATCCACGAGGTGCGCAGGAAGGAGATGGACGAGGCCCGCGAGATCCTCGGGGTCAAGCAGGACTGGCTCGGCTTCGTCGACTCCGGACTGCCGGAGGGCGACCCGCTGCCGCCGCTGCCGCAGGGGTGCTTCGCCCTCGAGGACGTCGACAAGGCGGCCGGCGAGCTGGTGCGCAGGATCCGTGACTTCCGTCCGCAGGTCATCACGACCTACGACGAGAACGGCGGCTACCCGCACCCCGACCACATCATGACCCACAAGATCACGATGGTGGCGTTCGAGGGCGCGGCCGACGCGGAGAAGTTCCCCGAGTCCGAGTACGGGCCGGCCTTCCAGCCGCAGAAGCTGTATTACAACCAGGGCTTCAACCGTCCCCGCACGGTCGCCCTCCACGAGGCGCTGCTCGAGCGCGGTCTCGAGTCGCCGTACGGCGAGTGGCTCGAGCGGTGGAAGGAGTTCCAGCGCGCGGAGCGGACGCTGACCACGTACGTTCCCTGCGCCGAGTTCTTCGAGACCCGTGACCGGGCGCTGATCGCGCACGCCACGCAGATCGACCCCGAGGGCGGCTGGTTCCGCGTCCCCATGGAGATCCAGAAGGAGGTCTGGCCGACGGAGGAGTACGAGCTCGCGAAGTCGCTCGTCGAAACCTCCCTCCCCGAGGACGACCTCTTCGCGGGCATCCGGGACAATGCCTGA
- a CDS encoding DUF4307 domain-containing protein codes for MAAVGEKLPQGRYGRTADERADRKLRIVGAVLGACMLALVGWFGYDYVAGTRISAEVIKFDVVEGADEVQVHLEVRKDAQTAGSCTVRALAEDGAEVGRLDVAIGQEGENRIDEVVKIRTTRQATSAELMGCNAE; via the coding sequence ATGGCGGCTGTCGGCGAAAAGCTTCCGCAGGGGCGCTACGGGCGCACGGCGGACGAGCGCGCGGACCGCAAGCTGCGGATCGTGGGGGCCGTCCTCGGCGCCTGCATGCTCGCCCTCGTCGGCTGGTTCGGCTACGACTACGTCGCCGGTACGCGGATCAGCGCCGAGGTGATCAAGTTCGACGTCGTGGAGGGCGCCGACGAGGTCCAGGTCCATCTCGAGGTCCGCAAGGACGCGCAGACCGCCGGCAGCTGCACGGTGCGGGCCCTCGCGGAGGACGGCGCGGAGGTGGGCCGGCTCGACGTGGCGATCGGCCAGGAGGGTGAGAACCGCATCGACGAGGTCGTGAAGATCCGTACGACGCGGCAGGCGACGAGCGCCGAGCTGATGGGCTGCAACGCCGAGTGA
- the greA gene encoding transcription elongation factor GreA: MTQTSDNVTWLTQEAYNQLKAELEYLSGPARTEIAKKIEAAREEGDLRENGGYHAAKEEQGKQELRVRQLTQLLDNAKVGEAPADDGVVEPGMVVTIAFDGDEDDTLTFLMASREYASADIETYSPQSPLGVGVNGKKVGDDAEYELPNGKKAAVKILAAKPYSG; encoded by the coding sequence GTGACCCAGACCAGCGACAACGTCACCTGGCTTACCCAGGAGGCGTACAACCAGCTCAAGGCCGAGCTGGAGTACCTGTCTGGTCCCGCGCGCACCGAGATCGCCAAGAAGATCGAGGCGGCGCGCGAGGAGGGCGACCTGCGGGAGAACGGCGGGTACCACGCGGCCAAGGAGGAGCAGGGCAAGCAGGAACTCCGTGTACGCCAGCTGACCCAGCTCCTGGACAACGCCAAGGTCGGCGAGGCCCCGGCGGACGACGGTGTCGTCGAGCCCGGCATGGTCGTCACGATCGCCTTCGACGGCGACGAGGACGACACCCTGACGTTCCTGATGGCGTCCCGCGAGTACGCGAGCGCGGACATCGAGACGTACTCGCCGCAGTCGCCCCTGGGCGTCGGCGTGAACGGCAAGAAGGTCGGCGACGACGCCGAGTACGAGCTTCCGAACGGCAAGAAGGCAGCGGTGAAGATCCTCGCGGCCAAGCCCTACTCGGGCTGA